The genomic window AGGAGATGCAATTGCTGTCGAATCACCCACCTTTTTTTACGGTTTACCTTTGTTCAAAGCCTTAGGTACAAGGTTATTTGGTATTCCGATGGATGAGCATGGGATTGATTTAGATCGTTTAGAAGAAGCCATTCTCAAACATAAAATCAAAGCGGTCTTGGTTAACCCTAACTTTCAAAATCCAACAGGTACAGTGATGTCTGCTGAAAGGCGCCAACATTTGGTCGCGCTTTGCCGCAAATATAAACTACCGATCATTGAAGATGACGTGTTTTTTGATTTAGCATTTTCTCCTGAAACACAAGCGGCTATCTCTCCGATCCATGCTATTGATCCAGAGAATGTTTTATATGTAGGTTCGCTATCTCGGCTTCTAGGGGAAACAACAAAAATCGGCTGGATCGTCGGTCCAGCTATTCTTATCCAACGATTATCTGAAGCGCAGAAAATGATGGACGTTTCTTTGAGTATCTTTACACAAATGGCCGCCACTGCGGTTTTTGATTCTTCGTTTGAACAGAATATGACAAGTCTTCGTCAAAGATTAGAAACGAACAGCCAACTTATACGGGAATGGATCGATTCCCAAGATTTCTTTCAATTAGCGCCTCTTTCGGGAGGTTACTACGCATGGTTGACTTGGAACGGTGGAAAAATGACTAAGGCATTAGCAGAAAGATTGTTGCGTGAGGGGGTAGGTGTAGCTCCAGGTTATCTTTTTGGTGAAGAAAAGGGGTTAAGGATCAACTATAGTCGTTTAGAAAGGCAACATCTTCCGTTGTTCATTGCACAAATGGATAAACTCCGTCGCTGGTTGGAGGAAGAAGGACATTAGAATACGCCGACAGAACGAAAAGAAGAGGTAACTTTAGTTATTTTTTCTTTTCGTTTTTGTTTTGTGAAAAAATTTCTCTAAAAATGGACGAATTGCTTATAAATCAAAAGAAATGTGCTGTTGTACAGGCTTATTGTTTGTAAAAAAGCCCTTAATAAGGATAAAATTAAAGTAGGTGATTTGTGTAATCACTCACTATTATGTAAAAAATTAATACAGTGGTTGTTAAAAGGTTGTAACAACTAGGATGCAGAAATGAAACGGTTGTTATAATAGTGGAAGATCATCTCTTTGTTCTTTTAGGAAAAATGTAAACCGCTTACTACATTGTGATTGCCTTCACTATTTCAACAGAGATAGCGATTGTTATAATTTTTTTAAATGGTGAAAATTTGTGCTTAAAGCTTGTATTTCGGAGGAATACATGATAATTTATTAGTGAAGCCGGAGAAATAGTGATACAGATATCGTCACTGTTTCAACGCGGAATGAAGAGAGTTTCTTATAGATGAGAGAGGAATGTGTGATAAATGGCAAACAAGAAAACACCTATCGACTTCCAAGCGTTGCTTGAAGAAGTCAATTCAGATTTTCCGGTATACCAAGCACTTGATCAAGATGGGAAAGTAGTTAACCCTGATCTTGTTCCAGATTTAACAGATGAAGAGTTAGTAGAATTGATGACTAGCATGGTTTGGTCTCGTGTATTGGATCAACGTTCTACAGCATTGAACCGTCAAGGACGCTTAGGATTCTTTGCGCCAACAGCCGGTCAAGAAGCAAGTCAATTAGCTAGTGCCTTCGCATTTGATAAAGAAGATGTACTATTACCAGGTTACCGTGATGTTCCACAATTGATCAAACACGGCTTACCTTTATCTCAAGCATTTTTATGGTCTCGTGGACATGCAGCTGGGAACTTCTATCCAGAAGAATTGAAAGCTCTACCACCACAAATCATTATCGGTGCTCAATACGTCCAAGCAGCAGGTGTTGCATTAGGACTTAAAAAACGTAACAAGAAAAATGTTGTCTTCACTTATACAGGTGATGGCGGTTCTTCTCAAGGTGATTTCTATGAAGCAATCAACTTTGCTGGTGCTTACCATGCGAATGCAGTCTTCTACATCCAAAACAACGGATTTGCGATCTCAACACCTCGTGAAAAACAAACAGCAGCTAAAACATTAGCGCAAAAAGCAGTAGCAGCTGGAATCCCTGGTATCCAAGTGGATGGTATGGACCCATTAGCTGTGTACACTGTTTCAAAAATGGCACGTGACTGGGCAGTATCTGGTAACGGTCCAGTATTGATCGAAACATTGACTTACCGTTATGGTCCACATACATTATCAGGTGATGACCCAACTCGTTACCGTGAAAAAGATGTTGACGATGAATGGCAATTGAAAGATCCATTGATCCGTTTCCGTAAATACCTAACTGAAAAAGGATTATGGAGCGAAGAAAAAGAAGAAGCAGTAATCGAACAAACAAAAGAAGAAATCAAAGCAGCGATTGCAGAAGCTGATAAAGTTCCAAAACAAAAAGTTTCAGATTTCTTGAAAAATATGTTCGAAGAAACACCACAAACAATCAAAGAACAAATTGCAATCTATGAAGCGAAGGAGTCGAAATAACCATGGCACAAAAAACAATGATTCAAGCAATCACAGATGCCTTAGCACTTGAACTTGAAAACGACGAAAACGTACTCGTTTTTGGTGAAGATGTCGGCAAAAACGGAGGCGTATTCCGTGCAACAGAAGGATTGCAAGAAAAATTCGGCGAAGATCGCGTATTTGACACTCCTTTAGCAGAATCAGGTATTGCCGGATTAGGTTTCGGTTTAGCACTTGAAGGATTCCGTCCCGTTCCTGAAATCCAATTCTTTGGATTTATCTTTGAAGCGATGGATGAAGTTGTCGCACAAATGGCTCGTACAAGATACCGTATGGGTGGTACAAGAAATATTCCAGTAACGATCCGTTCACCATTTGGTGGTGGTGTCCATACACCAGAATTGCACTCAGATAACTTGGAAGGATTGATTGCTCAATCACCTGGTATCCGTGTAGTAATTCCATCAAACCCATATGATGCAAAAGGATTATTGATTGCTTCTATTAGAAGTAATGACCCTGTTGTCTTCTTGGAGCATATGAAACTTTATCGTTCATTCCGTGAGGAAGTGCCAGATGAAGCATATGAAGTGCCATTAGACAAAGCAGCAGTGACTCGCGAAGGAACAGATGTATCGATCATCACTTACGGTGCAATGGTTCGTGAAGCAATCAAAGCCGCAGACAATCTTGAAAAAGAAGGAATTTCTGTTGAAATCGTTGACCTAAGAACAGTTGCTCCTTTAGATGTGGAAACTATCATCAACTCTGTTGAAAAAACAGGCCGTGTCGTTGTCGTTCAAGAAGCACAACGTCAAGCAGGTGTAAGCACTCAAGTGATTTCTGAAATCTCTGAGCGTGCGATTCTTTCATTAGAAGCTCCAATCGGACGCGTTTCTGCGCCAGATACTGTTTTCCCATTCGGTCAAGCAGAAAACATTTGGTTACCAAATGCTTCTGACATCGAAGCAAAAGTTAAAGAAATCGCAGAATTTTAAGGAAAGAAAGGACGTTAAACCCCATGGCTTACCAATTTAAATTACCTGATATCGGTGAAGGTATCGCAGAAGGTGAGATCGTTAAATGGTTTGTTCAACCAGGCGATACGATCAATGAAGACGATACATTATTAGAAGTTCAAAATGACAAATCAGTGGAAGAAATTCCATCTCCAGTAACAGGAACAGTTAAAAGCATCGTTGTTCCAGAAGGTACAGTTGCCAATGTTGGCGATGTATTAGTAGAAATCGATGCACCAGGACATGAAGACAATGAAGGTAGCGAAGGCGTTGCAGCAACTGAGCAAACACCTGAAAAACCAGCTGCTGAACCAACAACAGAAAGTTCATCTGCATCAGCAGGAGCTTCTGAAGGCGGCGTATTCCAATTCAAATTACCTGATATCGGCGAAGGTATCGCAGAAGGTGAAATCGTTAAGTGGTTTGTGAAAGCCGGCGACACGATCAATGAAGACGATACGTTATTAGAAGTACAAAATGATAAATCAGTGGAAGAAATTCCATCACCAGTGACAGGAACAGTCAAAAACATCGTTGTTTCAGAAGGTACAGTTGCGAATGTTGGTGACGTCCTTGTTGAAATCGATGCACCTGGACACAACAGTGCACCTGCAAGTAAACCTGCTGAATCTGCAACATCAGAAACAAAAGTTGAAACTTCAGGTTCTTCAAGCGTAGCAGAAGCAGCTGATCCAAACAAACGTGTTCTAGCTATGCCATCTGTTCGTCAATTTGCTCGCGAAAAAGACGTAGATATCACTCAAGTTGCAGCAACTGGAAAAGGCGGACGTGTGACAAAAGAAGATATCGAAAACTTCTTATCAGGCGGAGGCGCTTCAGCACCTGCTGAAAAACCAGCAGAAACAAAAGCAGCTCCAGCGAAAGCATTCAAATCTAACTTAGGCGACTTAGAAGAACGTGTAGCATTGACTCCGACACGTAAAGCAATCGCCAAAGCAATGGTCAACAGCAAACAAACAGCTCCTCATGTGACATTACATGATGAAGTAGAAGTAACGAATCTTTGGGATAACCGTAAGAAATTCAAAGAAGTTGCAGCTGCTAATGGCACGAAATTAACGTTCTTGCCTTATGTTGTCAAAGCATTGACTGCTACAGTGAAGAAATTCCCAATCTTGAATGCTTCAGTTGATGATGCAAAACAAGAAATCGTTTATAAAAACTATTACAACATCGGTATTGCAACAGATACAGACCACGGTTTGTATGTACCGAATGTGAAAGACGCTGACCGTAAAGGCATGTTTGCGATCGCAGACGAAATCAACGAGAAAGCGAAACTTGCACATGATGGTAAGCTAGCTGCTGATGATATGCGTAACGGTACGATCACGATCAGTAACATTGGTTCAGTTGGTGGCGGCTGGTTCACACCAGTAATCAACTACCCAGAAGTAGCAATCTTAGGGGTAGGAACAATTGCTCAACAACCAATCGTCAATGCTGAAGGTGAAATCGTTGTTGGTCGTGTAATGAAATTATCATTGAGTTTCGATCACCGAATCGTCGATGGTGCGACAGCACAACAAGCAATGAATAACATCAAACGTTTATTAGCTGATCCAGAGCTATTAATGATGGAAGGATGAGAAACAAATGGTAGTTGGAGATTTTGCTGTTGAATTAGATACAGTTGTAATCGGTGCGGGACCTGGTGGCTATGTAGCTGCCATCCGCGCTGCTGAAATGGGCCAAAAAGTAGCGATCATCGAAAGAGAATACATTGGCGGCGTTTGTTTGAACGTTGGATGTATCCCTTCTAAAGCATTGATTGCTGCGGGTCATCATTATCAAGAATCACTTGATTCATCAATGTTTGGTGTGACAAGTGAAAACGTCACTCTTGATTTTACAAAAACACAAGAGTGGAAAGACAACAAAGTAGTAAAAACATTGACTTCAGGTGTCGGCTACTTGTTGAAAAAACACAAAGTTGAAACGATTGAAGGGGAAGCATTCTTCGTAGATGATCATACATTACGTGTGATCCATCCGGATTCTGCTCAAACTTACTCATTCAACCATGCAATCGTAGCAACAGGTTCACGCCCAATCGAAATCCCAGGATTTAAATTTGGCGGCCGCGTGTTAGATTCTACTGGTGCTCTAGGTCTGACAGAAGTTCCTAAAAAATTCGTCATCATTGGCGGAGGAGTAATCGGTGCAGAACTTGGCGCAGCTTACGCAAACTTAGGTTCTGAAGTAACGATCCTTGAAGGTTCACCACAAATTTTACCAACGTATGAAAAAGACTTAGTAAAATTAGTCGAAGACGACTTCAAGAAAAAAGGCGTAACAGTCGTGACAAATGCAATGGCTAAAGAATCTGTTGACAATGGCGACAGCGTTACTGTCAAATATGCAGTAGATGGCAAAGAAGAATCAGTTACTGCTGACTACGTGATGGTCACAGTTGGTCGTCGTCCGAACACTGAAGATATGGGCTTAGAACAAGCCGGTGTTGAAATCGGTGAACGTGGGTTGATCCCAGTGGACAACCAAGGACGTACGAATGTATCAAATATCTTTGCAATCGGCGATATCGTTCCTGGTGCAGCTTTGGCTCACAAAGCAAGCTATGAAGCGAAAATCGCAGCAGAAGCAATCTCTGGTAAAAAAGTTGCTGTTGACTACAAAGCAATGCCAGCTGTTGCCTTTACTGATCCTGAATTAGCATCAGTAGGGATGACGATCAAAGAAGCAAAAGAAGCTGGACTAGAAGCAACTGCCTACAAATTCCCATTCTCAGGGAACGGTCGTGCGTTATCATTAGGTAAAACAGAAGGCTTTATCCGCTTAGTGACAACGAATGAAGACAATGTTATCATCGGTGCACAAATCGGCGGAGTCGGTGCGAGTGATATGGTTTCTGAACTTGCCTTGGCAATTGAGTCAGGTATGAACGCTGAAGATATCGCGTTGACGATCCATCCACATCCATCATTAGGTGAGATCACAATGGACGCAGCTGAATTAGCTTTAGGTTTACCAATCCACATTTAAACAAACAAAACAGCTTTCTCTTAGATGAGGAAGCTGTTTTTTTATTGCCCTTTTATTTATTATAAAAATATTATGTAAACTATATTAGAAAGAGAAACCATTTGGAAGAAGACTTCTTCCTATGATAAACTGAAGAAGATGAAATGAATAGGAGAAATCGTAAATGAATGAATATCAATATCCTTTAGATCTAGATTGGACGACCGAAGAAATGGTTATCGTGATGAACATGTGGGAAAGCCTCGAAAAAGCAAATGAACAGGGGATCAATAACCAAGAGTTTCTAAAAACGTATCAAGAATTCAAAACGGTGATCAAATCGATCGGAGAAGAAAAACGTTTAGGGCGTGAATTTGAGAAAGCATCAGGTTATTCACTTTACCGTACAGTCCAAGCAGCAAAGAAAAATACGAACAAAATGTTAAAAATGAATGGGTGAGACGATGGGAAAAATGATTGAAGAGATAATCAGCTGGTTGATCGCAGCGAAAGAAAAGATCATCTTAGCGCAAAATGAGCAACTAATGATCGATGAAAAAAGCAATCGTAAAGATTTAGTTACAAACATGGATCGCGAAATCCAAGCTTTTCTGATCGAGAAGATCCATTCAGCCTACCCTCAGGCAAAGATATTGGCAGAAGAAGAAGGATATAGTGACTTACCTGATTTAAGCGGACAAGTCTTTATCATTGATCCCATCGATGGTACGTTGAATTTTGTTGTGCAAGGCGAAAACTTCTGTATCATGCTTGCTTACTATGAAGATGGTATTGGTCAATTAGGTTTTATCTATGATGTTATGCGGGATGAGTTGTATTGGGGCGGTAAGAAAATTGGTGTTTACAAAAATGATATAAAATTACCTCAACCAAAAGATCTTCCCCTTGAAAAAGGGTTAGTAGCGATCAATAGTTATCTTTTTGGTCATGATCGTTTCAATATCCACGCAATCGGTGAGCAAAGCATCGGCGTTCGGATGTGTGGCTGTGCAGGGTTGGAATTGATTGCGATGCTAAAAGGAAACCATATTGGCTATATTTCTAATTTAAGCCCTTGGGACTACGCAGCAGGCAATGTGTTACTCGATGTATTTGGTATGAAATACAGCGGCTTTTCTGGTGATCCGTTAACTTTCCATGGAAGAGAATATTACTTAGCCGCAACACCGACAGCTTATGAAACGATTCTTGAGATGCTTGAATTTGAATAGTTTAGAGATATTGCCTTGTTTACTTTAATGTCAATAAGCTGAGAACCATTGGATTTTTTGCTTTAGGATGGTTTTTAGCTTATTTTTGTTGATTACTTATAATTTAATCGAGTAAACAATCGATATTTTTTAAGTGAAACGCTGTTTATTTTTCATAAATTCGGATTTTTCGAGCTGTTTTGATTATAAAAATGGGTAAATTATTAATTTTCTCGAAAAAATGAAAACATTTCACTATATTTCATGAAAAAAGTTTGGTATAATAAACAGTCGAGTAAAATTGCCCTGTGATAAAGAATCGATAAAAAAGGAGTTACTTAAATTGAATAAAAGAAATGACATCCGTAACGTAGCGATCATCGCCCACGTTGACCACGGAAAAACTACATTGGTTGATGAACTATTAAAACAATCTGACACA from Enterococcus sp. DIV1094 includes these protein-coding regions:
- a CDS encoding dihydrolipoyllysine-residue acetyltransferase codes for the protein MAYQFKLPDIGEGIAEGEIVKWFVQPGDTINEDDTLLEVQNDKSVEEIPSPVTGTVKSIVVPEGTVANVGDVLVEIDAPGHEDNEGSEGVAATEQTPEKPAAEPTTESSSASAGASEGGVFQFKLPDIGEGIAEGEIVKWFVKAGDTINEDDTLLEVQNDKSVEEIPSPVTGTVKNIVVSEGTVANVGDVLVEIDAPGHNSAPASKPAESATSETKVETSGSSSVAEAADPNKRVLAMPSVRQFAREKDVDITQVAATGKGGRVTKEDIENFLSGGGASAPAEKPAETKAAPAKAFKSNLGDLEERVALTPTRKAIAKAMVNSKQTAPHVTLHDEVEVTNLWDNRKKFKEVAAANGTKLTFLPYVVKALTATVKKFPILNASVDDAKQEIVYKNYYNIGIATDTDHGLYVPNVKDADRKGMFAIADEINEKAKLAHDGKLAADDMRNGTITISNIGSVGGGWFTPVINYPEVAILGVGTIAQQPIVNAEGEIVVGRVMKLSLSFDHRIVDGATAQQAMNNIKRLLADPELLMMEG
- the pdhA gene encoding pyruvate dehydrogenase (acetyl-transferring) E1 component subunit alpha, which codes for MANKKTPIDFQALLEEVNSDFPVYQALDQDGKVVNPDLVPDLTDEELVELMTSMVWSRVLDQRSTALNRQGRLGFFAPTAGQEASQLASAFAFDKEDVLLPGYRDVPQLIKHGLPLSQAFLWSRGHAAGNFYPEELKALPPQIIIGAQYVQAAGVALGLKKRNKKNVVFTYTGDGGSSQGDFYEAINFAGAYHANAVFYIQNNGFAISTPREKQTAAKTLAQKAVAAGIPGIQVDGMDPLAVYTVSKMARDWAVSGNGPVLIETLTYRYGPHTLSGDDPTRYREKDVDDEWQLKDPLIRFRKYLTEKGLWSEEKEEAVIEQTKEEIKAAIAEADKVPKQKVSDFLKNMFEETPQTIKEQIAIYEAKESK
- a CDS encoding UPF0223 family protein, producing MNEYQYPLDLDWTTEEMVIVMNMWESLEKANEQGINNQEFLKTYQEFKTVIKSIGEEKRLGREFEKASGYSLYRTVQAAKKNTNKMLKMNG
- a CDS encoding PLP-dependent aminotransferase family protein, producing the protein MWTKVNKNKGSAYQQVMDQIVKKIESGQLQPGDKLPSERLFADFFGVNRTTVVHALDELKGLGILESRRGSGRFISSLTWGDFSEPRIDWRQLISARYGKIVDTYGEKVKEASRKSDFLDLYSSEMPVDVLPNVEMPNYTLEGIIKEEQAVSVFGYQPLMAQIRERLVKTNGFSFKKSQLLVTGGGQQAIFLILQTILSVGDAIAVESPTFFYGLPLFKALGTRLFGIPMDEHGIDLDRLEEAILKHKIKAVLVNPNFQNPTGTVMSAERRQHLVALCRKYKLPIIEDDVFFDLAFSPETQAAISPIHAIDPENVLYVGSLSRLLGETTKIGWIVGPAILIQRLSEAQKMMDVSLSIFTQMAATAVFDSSFEQNMTSLRQRLETNSQLIREWIDSQDFFQLAPLSGGYYAWLTWNGGKMTKALAERLLREGVGVAPGYLFGEEKGLRINYSRLERQHLPLFIAQMDKLRRWLEEEGH
- a CDS encoding inositol monophosphatase family protein translates to MGKMIEEIISWLIAAKEKIILAQNEQLMIDEKSNRKDLVTNMDREIQAFLIEKIHSAYPQAKILAEEEGYSDLPDLSGQVFIIDPIDGTLNFVVQGENFCIMLAYYEDGIGQLGFIYDVMRDELYWGGKKIGVYKNDIKLPQPKDLPLEKGLVAINSYLFGHDRFNIHAIGEQSIGVRMCGCAGLELIAMLKGNHIGYISNLSPWDYAAGNVLLDVFGMKYSGFSGDPLTFHGREYYLAATPTAYETILEMLEFE
- a CDS encoding alpha-ketoacid dehydrogenase subunit beta; the encoded protein is MAQKTMIQAITDALALELENDENVLVFGEDVGKNGGVFRATEGLQEKFGEDRVFDTPLAESGIAGLGFGLALEGFRPVPEIQFFGFIFEAMDEVVAQMARTRYRMGGTRNIPVTIRSPFGGGVHTPELHSDNLEGLIAQSPGIRVVIPSNPYDAKGLLIASIRSNDPVVFLEHMKLYRSFREEVPDEAYEVPLDKAAVTREGTDVSIITYGAMVREAIKAADNLEKEGISVEIVDLRTVAPLDVETIINSVEKTGRVVVVQEAQRQAGVSTQVISEISERAILSLEAPIGRVSAPDTVFPFGQAENIWLPNASDIEAKVKEIAEF
- the lpdA gene encoding dihydrolipoyl dehydrogenase: MVVGDFAVELDTVVIGAGPGGYVAAIRAAEMGQKVAIIEREYIGGVCLNVGCIPSKALIAAGHHYQESLDSSMFGVTSENVTLDFTKTQEWKDNKVVKTLTSGVGYLLKKHKVETIEGEAFFVDDHTLRVIHPDSAQTYSFNHAIVATGSRPIEIPGFKFGGRVLDSTGALGLTEVPKKFVIIGGGVIGAELGAAYANLGSEVTILEGSPQILPTYEKDLVKLVEDDFKKKGVTVVTNAMAKESVDNGDSVTVKYAVDGKEESVTADYVMVTVGRRPNTEDMGLEQAGVEIGERGLIPVDNQGRTNVSNIFAIGDIVPGAALAHKASYEAKIAAEAISGKKVAVDYKAMPAVAFTDPELASVGMTIKEAKEAGLEATAYKFPFSGNGRALSLGKTEGFIRLVTTNEDNVIIGAQIGGVGASDMVSELALAIESGMNAEDIALTIHPHPSLGEITMDAAELALGLPIHI